The genomic region AACCGGAGGCGCCGCTCTCCCGGGAGCAGGTGCGGGAGATCGCCGTGCAGATCGCGGACCAGATCAAGAGCTGACGGCGGAGCGAGCAGGGCTGGGCCGGGTCAGCGGTTCCAGTCCTGCTTCGCCGCGCGGACCAGCTTGTCCTTCAACTCCCGGGTGTGCCGCCGGCTCACCGGCAGCTCGGTGCCGTCGATCACCACCACGTAGCCGGAGTTGACCAGCCGCAGCTCGGCGATGAGCTTCAGCTGCACCAGGTACGACCGGTGGATCCGGACGAAACCGGCGTCGGCCCAGCGCTCGGCGAGCGTGGCCAGCGAGACCCGGACCAGGTGCGAGCCGTCCCCGGTGTGCAGCCGGGCGTAGTCGCCCTGCGCCTCGACCCAGCGCACCGCCGAACGGGGCAGCATCCGGGTCGTGCCGGCCAGCTCGATCGGGATGGTCGGGTCCTCCTCCGCCCGGGCCAGCGCCGCCGGGTGCGACGGCACCACCCGAGAGCCGATCACCCGGCGCAGCGACTCGGCCAGCCGCTCCGCGCGTACCGGTTTGCGCACGTAGTCGGTGGCCCCGAGGTCGAACGCGTCGACCGCGCCGTCGTCGTACGCGGTGACGAAGACGATCGCCGGCGGGCGGGCGAACCGGCGCAGCACCCGGGCCAGCTCCATCCCGTCCAGGCCGGGCATCCGGATGTCCAGGAAGACCACGTCCACGTCGCCGTCGCGGAGCAGTCGCAGCGCCTCGGTCGCGTCCCCGGCCGTGTGCAGCCGGGCCACCCGCGGGTCGGCCCGCAGGTGGTACGCCAGCTCGTCGAGCGCGGGCGGCTCGTCGTCGACCGCCAGCACCCGGAGGAAACCGGACGCGTTCACCGCACCGACCCGGTCGGCCCGCTCGCGCTCGCTCACGGCGCCACCCTTGTTCGCGACTGCGGGGCTCGCAACCCCGGCTCACTCCTCGCGCTCACGGCGCCACCTTTGTTCGCGGCTGCGGGGCTCGCAACCCCGGCTCACTCCTCGCGCTCACGAACCCGCCCGTACGCCGGGGTGGAACTTCGGGACCCGCATGCTCACCTTCGTGCCCGAGCCGAGCCCGGTCTCCACGACCAGGCCGAACTCGTTCCCGAAGACCGACCGGAGCCGCTCGTCGACGTTGGAGAGCCCGACGTGCTGGCCGGAGTCGTCCCCCGGATCGCCGTTGCTGTGGGCCAGCTCGGCGATGCCGGCGGTCAGCGTGGTCGGATCCATCCCCACTCCGTCGTCCTCCACCGTGATGTGACACTCGGCACCGGCGTCCCGGGCCTCGATGCTCACCATGCCCGTGCCGGGCTTGCGGGACAACCCGTGCCGGACGGCGTTCTCCACGAGCGGCTGGAGGCAGAGGAACGGCAGGGTCACCGGCAGCACCTCGGGAGCGATCTGCAGGCGCACCTGGAGCCGGTCGCCGAACCGGGCCCGCTCGATGGTCAGGTAGCGGTCGATCGAGCGCAGCTCCTCGGCCAGCGTGGTGAACTCCCCGTGGGCCCGGAACGAGTACCGGGTGAACTCGGCGAACTCCAGGATCAGCTCGCGGGCCCGCTCCGGGTCGGTGCGGACGAACGAGCCGATCGCGGTCAGCGCGTTGTAGATGAAGTGCGGGCTGATCTGGGCGCGCAGCGCCCGGACCTCGGCCCGGGCCAGCCGCTCCCGGGACGAGTCCAGCTCGGCCAGAGCGAGCTGGTTGCCGGCCCAGTGCGCGGTCTCCAGGGTCGCCTGCACCAGCCCCGGGGCGGGCGGCCCGTCGGCGACCGCGACCAGCGCGCCGACCACCCGACCGTCCGCGCCGGTCAGCGGGGCGACCACCGCGCCGCGTACCGGGCAGTCGACCCGGTCGCAGTGCAGCTCCGCGTCGCCGAGCACCGTCGAGCGCTCGGCGGCCACGGCCCGGCGGGCCGCGCCCAGCAGCTGCTCGCCGTGGTGTGCGCCGCGCCCGTCGAGGGCGAGCAGCTCCGTCCGGTCGGTCAGCGCCAGGCCGACCGCGCCGACCAGGGCCCGCAGATGGCGTACGGACTTGGCCGCACCGGCCGGGCTCAACCCCGCGCGCAGCGGCTCGGCGGCCAGCCCCGCGGTGTGCAGCACCTCGTAGGTGGCGCGCTGGGTGGCGGTGGCGATGCCGCGCCGGGCGCGCAGCCGCCCGACCGCGAAGAGGGCCGCGACCAGCGCGGTGACCAGCGAGAGTACGGCGAAGACGGCCGAGAGGTTGCCACCCACGCCCAGATCCTGGTGGTTCGGGGGTGGCTTACGCCAGCCCCGTCAGTACGCGCCCTTGCGGGCCAGCACCACGCCGACCGTGCGCCACAGGATGCTCAGGTCGTACGCGAGTGACCAGTTGTCGACGTAGTAGAGGTCCAGCCGGACCGCCTCGTCCCAGGAGAGGTCGGAGCGGCCGGAGACCTGCCAGAGGCCGGTCATGCCCGGCCGGACCAGCAGCCGCCGGCGTACGTCGCCGAGGAAGTCACCGTCGTCGGCCGGCAGCGGACGCGGCCCGACCAGCGACATCTCACCCCAGAGCACGTTGATCAGCTGCGGCAGCTCGTCGAGCGAGGAGCCGCGCAGGAAGCGGCCCACCGGGAAGACCCGGGGGTCCTGCTTCATCTTGAAGAGCATGCCGTCGGTCTCGTTCTGGTCGACCAGGCTGGCCAACCGCTCCTCGGCGTCGACGTACATGGTCCGGAACTTCCACACCCGGAACGTGCGCCCCTCGTGCCCCACCCGGGGCTGCCGGAAGAAGACCGGCCCGGGGTCGGAGATCTTGATCGCCAGCGCGATGGCCACGAACACCGGGACCAGCGCCAGCAGCCCGAGCCCGGCGGCGACCCGGTCCATCAGGTTCTTGGCGAGCAGCGCCGGGCCCGACAGGGTCGGCTCCTCGACGTGCAGCAGCGGCAGGCCCTCGATCGGCCGGATGTGCACCCGGGGGCCGGCGATGTCGGTGAGCTGCGGGGCGACGACCAGGTCGACGCCGGAGCCCTCCAGCTGCCAGGCGAGCCGGCGCAGCTCACCCGGCTCGGCGCTGGCCGAGCCGCACACCGCGATGGTGTCGCCGCCCACCTCCCGCACCAGGGCGAGCACGTCCCGCC from Micromonospora sp. WMMD812 harbors:
- a CDS encoding histidine kinase, which encodes MGGNLSAVFAVLSLVTALVAALFAVGRLRARRGIATATQRATYEVLHTAGLAAEPLRAGLSPAGAAKSVRHLRALVGAVGLALTDRTELLALDGRGAHHGEQLLGAARRAVAAERSTVLGDAELHCDRVDCPVRGAVVAPLTGADGRVVGALVAVADGPPAPGLVQATLETAHWAGNQLALAELDSSRERLARAEVRALRAQISPHFIYNALTAIGSFVRTDPERARELILEFAEFTRYSFRAHGEFTTLAEELRSIDRYLTIERARFGDRLQVRLQIAPEVLPVTLPFLCLQPLVENAVRHGLSRKPGTGMVSIEARDAGAECHITVEDDGVGMDPTTLTAGIAELAHSNGDPGDDSGQHVGLSNVDERLRSVFGNEFGLVVETGLGSGTKVSMRVPKFHPGVRAGS
- a CDS encoding LytTR family DNA-binding domain-containing protein is translated as MNASGFLRVLAVDDEPPALDELAYHLRADPRVARLHTAGDATEALRLLRDGDVDVVFLDIRMPGLDGMELARVLRRFARPPAIVFVTAYDDGAVDAFDLGATDYVRKPVRAERLAESLRRVIGSRVVPSHPAALARAEEDPTIPIELAGTTRMLPRSAVRWVEAQGDYARLHTGDGSHLVRVSLATLAERWADAGFVRIHRSYLVQLKLIAELRLVNSGYVVVIDGTELPVSRRHTRELKDKLVRAAKQDWNR
- a CDS encoding sugar transferase; protein product: MGEVTTSLQRPVSNEGRSKLVRHVDSFEIQPPAPPSHNGVPRSAWARARRRVSRWHRPYTAILLLLDIAAAAFASFTAIHTFDQARSGFYNAQEDPTWFFTVAFVLLPLGWVIILWGNRAYDRRYLGLGPDEFKRVIRAGVAVAATVSFLAFATKTDLSRYTVGTALLGALLLILLGRILARFVLHVVRRNIGQGGHRMVLVGTLPECLEVYTAVTRNPAAGLVPVAIHITDGYAAARGMQTPVPVYAGRDVLALVREVGGDTIAVCGSASAEPGELRRLAWQLEGSGVDLVVAPQLTDIAGPRVHIRPIEGLPLLHVEEPTLSGPALLAKNLMDRVAAGLGLLALVPVFVAIALAIKISDPGPVFFRQPRVGHEGRTFRVWKFRTMYVDAEERLASLVDQNETDGMLFKMKQDPRVFPVGRFLRGSSLDELPQLINVLWGEMSLVGPRPLPADDGDFLGDVRRRLLVRPGMTGLWQVSGRSDLSWDEAVRLDLYYVDNWSLAYDLSILWRTVGVVLARKGAY